In Sporolituus thermophilus DSM 23256, the following are encoded in one genomic region:
- a CDS encoding sigma 54-interacting transcriptional regulator, with translation MRNIFQKNSALFLNTCKKMYKMFKNNAEVKFQEEIGMTKIAFIAPYPELAILARKVCGEKYSDVAVFYGLLENGLVCAQKALNEGFQVIISRGGTANLIRNHIGIPVVEVRVTGYDILRTFSEFIGTNKTIGVVGYRNVVEGCRSVSQMLGIPLREMLTLNNERPDWEVMRAQLQMQLEKAPVDVVVGDALVVSKLRLEVREVRLIMSGDEAVCEAIEEARRIIKVQDKEKKSAEQLRTILSFIHDGVIAIDNTGKITVINPSAESIFKLKTTQVIGKNIKQVIPNTRMLDVLKHGKAEIEQLQNTPSGMVVTNRVPIEINGEIMGVVATFKEAGRIQQTEQKIRTKLYSQGLYAKYSFENIMAWDPEMLRVIERAKRYARTDGTVLIEAESGCGKELFAQSIHQASSRCRGPFVAINCSALPTQLLESELFGYVEGAFTGARKEGKPGLIELAHGGTLFLDEIGDMELTLQARLLRVLEERQVMRLGADKWLPVDIRIVAATNVPLKQRVLRGQFRMDLFHRLNVLSLSIPPLRLRRKDIIPLAEYFLAEFANKYGQRPIELTAAAKDILLQYSWPGNVRELRNIMERISLVYEEAQDVSAILRDFLDNSDYCNNPGYSAPELAKTGMPAVKPEQFLLPQNIRNMKRQLAVYALATCGGNKSKAAKQLGITRATLDRLLRQQE, from the coding sequence ATGCGGAATATTTTTCAAAAAAACTCTGCATTATTTTTGAACACTTGTAAAAAAATGTACAAAATGTTCAAAAATAATGCAGAGGTCAAATTTCAGGAGGAAATTGGGATGACCAAAATCGCGTTTATTGCACCGTATCCAGAACTGGCAATATTGGCGCGTAAGGTCTGTGGCGAAAAGTATTCTGATGTCGCGGTATTCTATGGTTTGCTGGAAAATGGGCTTGTTTGCGCCCAAAAAGCCTTGAATGAAGGGTTTCAAGTAATCATTAGCAGAGGGGGAACTGCCAACTTAATCCGCAATCATATCGGCATTCCTGTCGTAGAAGTGCGGGTAACGGGCTACGATATTTTACGGACTTTCAGCGAGTTTATAGGTACAAATAAAACCATTGGGGTCGTCGGTTACCGCAACGTTGTGGAGGGCTGCAGGTCGGTAAGCCAGATGTTGGGGATACCTTTACGTGAAATGCTAACATTAAATAATGAACGCCCTGACTGGGAGGTCATGCGGGCTCAGTTGCAAATGCAACTGGAGAAAGCACCTGTGGATGTAGTAGTGGGAGACGCCTTGGTTGTGAGCAAGCTCCGTCTTGAAGTTCGCGAGGTCAGGCTCATCATGTCAGGTGATGAAGCTGTTTGTGAAGCCATCGAGGAAGCCCGGCGAATTATTAAAGTCCAGGACAAGGAGAAAAAGTCAGCCGAGCAATTACGCACGATTTTAAGTTTTATCCACGATGGAGTTATTGCGATAGACAATACCGGGAAAATTACCGTCATAAATCCCAGCGCCGAGAGTATTTTTAAACTAAAAACCACTCAGGTGATTGGTAAAAATATCAAACAGGTGATACCTAATACCAGGATGCTTGATGTCCTAAAGCATGGTAAGGCCGAAATCGAACAACTGCAAAATACTCCTTCCGGAATGGTAGTGACTAACCGTGTTCCCATTGAGATAAACGGCGAAATTATGGGCGTAGTAGCAACTTTTAAGGAAGCTGGACGCATTCAACAGACAGAACAAAAGATACGTACAAAGCTGTATTCCCAAGGTTTATATGCCAAGTATTCATTTGAAAACATTATGGCATGGGATCCGGAGATGCTCCGGGTTATCGAAAGAGCCAAACGTTATGCGCGGACAGACGGCACCGTGCTGATTGAGGCTGAAAGCGGGTGCGGCAAGGAGTTGTTTGCCCAAAGCATCCACCAGGCCAGCAGCAGGTGCCGGGGCCCGTTTGTTGCTATTAACTGTTCGGCACTTCCGACGCAGCTTTTGGAAAGCGAGCTTTTCGGGTATGTTGAAGGAGCTTTTACGGGAGCCCGCAAAGAAGGCAAACCGGGACTAATCGAACTTGCGCATGGGGGCACCCTCTTTTTGGACGAAATTGGCGATATGGAACTTACCTTGCAAGCCCGTCTGCTGCGAGTTTTGGAGGAACGGCAGGTTATGCGGCTGGGGGCTGACAAATGGCTTCCGGTAGATATTAGGATAGTGGCCGCAACCAATGTGCCGCTAAAACAGCGGGTTTTACGAGGACAGTTTAGGATGGATCTGTTTCACCGGTTAAATGTTTTGAGTCTGTCAATTCCCCCCTTGCGTCTGAGACGGAAAGACATAATACCGCTGGCAGAATATTTTTTAGCTGAATTTGCTAATAAGTATGGTCAGCGTCCTATTGAACTGACAGCCGCAGCTAAAGACATTTTGCTGCAATATTCTTGGCCAGGAAACGTCCGGGAATTGCGCAATATTATGGAAAGAATCAGCCTGGTATATGAAGAAGCACAAGACGTATCAGCTATATTGCGCGACTTTCTCGATAACAGCGATTATTGCAATAATCCAGGCTATAGCGCTCCGGAATTGGCTAAGACCGGCATGCCGGCAGTAAAACCAGAACAGTTCTTATTGCCACAAAACATTAGAAATATGAAACGGCAGCTAGCTGTTTATGCCTTAGCGACATGTGGCGGAAACAAGAGCAAGGCAGCAAAGCAGCTAGGCATAACAAGAGCTACCTTAGACAGATTGTTGCGCCAGCAAGAATAA
- the larA gene encoding nickel-dependent lactate racemase gives MKTVNLAYGRTDLVIRVPDQAVVIEPRHLAGLADEKAAVLAAIRNPIGTPPLKDMVKPTDTVAIVISDITRPTPNHKLVPWLIEELSHVPRENFVIINGLGSHRANTREELISMLGREVVENYRVINHNAFDDAELTFVGMNGYGSKVYLNKTYVEASFKIVTGFIEPHFFAGFSGGPKGISPGVAGISTILDFHNAQMIGHPNSTWGIIEGNILQDAATQNCLMAKPDFMLNVTLNGKKEITNVFAGDVIKAHRLGCEFVKEHAMYAVDSPFDIVITTNSGYPLDQNLYQTVKGMSAAAQIVKQGGSIISASECSDGVPNHGNYAKILQMRSTPQELLDMINDPSFLMFDQWQVQVQAMIQLKAECYLYSSLDDDTVRRAMFTPIHSIEDTLYELLKKYGPNATVAVLPLGPLTIPYVKK, from the coding sequence GTGAAGACTGTTAATTTGGCGTACGGTCGTACCGATTTGGTCATACGCGTGCCTGATCAGGCGGTTGTAATTGAGCCCCGTCATCTCGCGGGATTGGCCGACGAAAAGGCGGCTGTTTTAGCTGCTATCCGCAACCCCATTGGCACACCGCCGTTGAAAGACATGGTGAAGCCAACTGATACGGTAGCGATTGTTATTTCTGATATAACCCGGCCGACTCCCAACCATAAGCTGGTGCCATGGCTAATTGAAGAACTCAGTCATGTGCCGCGAGAAAACTTTGTGATTATTAACGGTCTCGGCAGCCATCGCGCCAATACTCGGGAAGAACTCATCAGCATGCTAGGCCGCGAAGTAGTGGAGAATTACCGGGTTATCAACCACAATGCCTTTGACGATGCGGAGCTGACATTTGTTGGCATGAATGGCTATGGGTCCAAGGTATATTTGAACAAGACCTATGTGGAAGCGTCCTTTAAAATTGTTACCGGGTTTATTGAACCCCACTTTTTTGCAGGGTTTTCCGGCGGACCGAAAGGGATTTCGCCGGGAGTAGCCGGGATCAGCACTATCCTCGATTTTCACAATGCCCAAATGATTGGCCACCCTAACAGTACCTGGGGAATAATTGAGGGCAATATTTTGCAGGATGCAGCCACTCAGAATTGCCTAATGGCGAAGCCGGACTTCATGCTAAATGTGACGCTCAATGGCAAAAAAGAGATAACTAACGTTTTTGCCGGCGACGTTATCAAAGCGCATCGCCTTGGCTGTGAGTTCGTCAAGGAACATGCCATGTATGCTGTAGACAGCCCGTTTGATATTGTCATTACCACTAATTCCGGATATCCGTTGGATCAAAACCTGTATCAGACAGTAAAAGGCATGAGCGCGGCAGCCCAAATTGTCAAGCAAGGCGGCAGTATTATCAGCGCCTCTGAATGTTCTGACGGCGTTCCCAATCATGGTAATTATGCCAAGATTTTGCAGATGCGGTCCACCCCGCAGGAACTTTTGGATATGATCAATGACCCGTCTTTTTTGATGTTTGATCAGTGGCAGGTGCAGGTTCAGGCAATGATTCAGCTAAAAGCGGAGTGTTACTTGTACTCGTCCTTAGATGACGATACCGTCCGCCGGGCCATGTTCACTCCGATTCACAGCATTGAAGACACGCTCTATGAGCTCCTGAAAAAATATGGTCCAAACGCAACAGTAGCCGTGTTGCCGCTTGGACCGTTGACCATACCATATGTGAAAAAATAA
- a CDS encoding UxaA family hydrolase yields MKFNGYRRPDGKVGIRNHVLVIPSVVCANRVARGIAQQVAGATWVEHQHGCTQLGADAELTFRVLVSHGTHPNVYGVVVVGLGCETIRAQDIAAAIKKQCPYKPVHLVIIQDEGGSVKATAAGVSAARAMISEASCLERELIDAAELILGTECGGSDACSGISGNPALGYASDLLINAGGTVVLAETTEIIGAEHIIASRAVNPQVAKKCYEVIKRCEDLAKKMGVDMRGGQPTPGNIEGGLSSIEEKSLGCIYKAGSKPLQEVIGYAEPITKKGLIWMDTPGQDIEQITGMVAGGCHLVVFTTGRGTCCGSPIAPTIKVSTNTQLFERMSDNIDLDAGTIILGSETVQEVGQRIFLEMLKVASGKLTKAEVLGFNDFAINRIGPTM; encoded by the coding sequence ATGAAATTCAATGGATACCGGCGCCCGGACGGAAAGGTAGGGATACGCAACCATGTGCTGGTTATTCCCTCAGTAGTATGTGCTAACCGGGTTGCCCGTGGAATTGCCCAGCAAGTAGCCGGAGCGACGTGGGTGGAACATCAACATGGCTGTACTCAGTTGGGGGCGGACGCTGAACTTACCTTCCGGGTGCTTGTAAGTCATGGCACGCATCCTAACGTATACGGCGTAGTTGTTGTCGGGTTAGGCTGTGAGACCATCCGCGCCCAAGACATTGCCGCAGCCATAAAAAAACAGTGTCCTTACAAACCGGTCCATCTGGTGATAATCCAGGATGAGGGCGGTTCGGTCAAAGCAACTGCCGCCGGTGTTAGCGCTGCACGCGCAATGATTAGCGAGGCGTCATGTTTAGAACGAGAGTTAATTGATGCCGCGGAACTAATTCTGGGTACAGAGTGCGGCGGTTCGGATGCTTGTTCCGGTATATCCGGCAATCCGGCGCTTGGCTATGCCAGCGACCTTTTAATTAACGCCGGAGGTACAGTAGTTCTCGCTGAAACAACTGAAATAATCGGCGCCGAACATATCATAGCATCCCGGGCGGTCAACCCCCAGGTGGCGAAAAAATGTTATGAAGTTATTAAACGTTGTGAAGATTTAGCCAAGAAAATGGGAGTTGATATGCGCGGCGGACAACCTACGCCAGGTAATATCGAAGGCGGTCTTTCTTCTATTGAAGAAAAATCGCTTGGCTGTATCTATAAGGCAGGCTCTAAACCCCTGCAAGAAGTAATCGGATATGCCGAACCAATAACCAAGAAAGGGTTAATTTGGATGGATACCCCTGGTCAGGATATAGAACAAATTACCGGGATGGTGGCTGGCGGCTGTCATCTTGTTGTGTTTACTACCGGAAGGGGTACTTGTTGCGGTTCGCCGATTGCGCCGACAATCAAAGTTTCTACTAATACCCAACTGTTTGAGCGAATGAGCGACAATATTGACTTAGATGCCGGCACCATCATTCTAGGCAGTGAAACAGTCCAAGAGGTAGGACAACGTATTTTCCTTGAGATGCTCAAAGTGGCTTCCGGCAAATTAACAAAGGCAGAAGTTTTAGGGTTCAATGATTTCGCCATCAATCGCATCGGTCCGACAATGTGA
- a CDS encoding UxaA family hydrolase — protein sequence MARAIIMKAIDNVCTVVEAIEPPTAVTAEIDGKTITVLATERIPFGHKIALKSIPKGQPIIKYGETIGLATKDIQPGQHVHVHNLESCRGRGDKLTK from the coding sequence ATGGCGCGCGCAATAATCATGAAAGCTATTGACAACGTCTGTACCGTAGTGGAGGCCATAGAACCGCCCACCGCAGTCACCGCTGAAATCGACGGCAAGACTATTACGGTATTGGCGACCGAGCGTATCCCCTTCGGTCACAAAATTGCACTCAAGAGCATCCCTAAGGGACAACCGATTATTAAATACGGCGAAACTATTGGTTTAGCCACGAAAGATATTCAACCCGGCCAACATGTCCATGTCCACAATCTCGAGAGCTGTCGGGGACGTGGCGATAAATTGACAAAATAA
- a CDS encoding 2-keto-3-deoxygluconate permease: MQIKKTIERVPGGMMIIPLLLGALINTFFPNLGKTLGSFTNAWMTGALPILSVFFVCIGATIDLKATPYILKKGGALLGAKLVCGAALGILAAQFIPPTGIQSGFFAGLSVLAIVAAMNDTNGGLYMALISQFGRKEEAAAYSLMSLESGPFFTMVTLGVAGLADFPLPAFIGTILPLVIGMVLGNLDRDMREFLSRAVPVMIPFFAFALGNTLNFMNVWKAGLLGILMGVAVVVITGTVLILADKLTGGNGIAGIAAASTAGNAAAVPAAIAAIDKSYAPVAPAATMLVATCVIVTAILVPIATAWWAKRVKNYENQTVAG; the protein is encoded by the coding sequence ATGCAAATCAAAAAAACCATCGAACGGGTTCCTGGCGGCATGATGATTATTCCCCTTTTACTTGGAGCATTAATAAATACCTTTTTCCCCAATCTTGGTAAAACGCTCGGGTCTTTTACCAATGCCTGGATGACTGGGGCTTTACCGATCTTGTCGGTATTCTTTGTCTGCATCGGCGCTACTATTGACCTTAAGGCTACGCCGTATATCCTAAAAAAAGGCGGGGCTTTGCTTGGTGCCAAACTTGTCTGCGGAGCAGCATTAGGAATTTTGGCTGCCCAGTTTATTCCTCCCACCGGTATCCAGTCCGGTTTCTTTGCTGGGCTCTCCGTTCTGGCTATCGTCGCTGCTATGAATGACACCAACGGCGGTTTATATATGGCTCTGATCAGCCAGTTCGGCCGCAAAGAAGAAGCTGCCGCTTATTCTCTTATGAGTCTGGAATCAGGCCCGTTCTTTACCATGGTTACCCTTGGAGTTGCTGGTCTGGCCGACTTTCCCCTGCCTGCTTTCATAGGAACGATTTTACCGCTTGTTATCGGCATGGTTCTCGGCAATCTAGACCGTGATATGCGCGAGTTTCTTTCCAGAGCTGTTCCGGTCATGATCCCCTTTTTCGCGTTTGCCCTTGGCAATACCCTGAACTTTATGAATGTTTGGAAGGCTGGCCTGCTTGGAATACTAATGGGCGTTGCTGTCGTTGTTATTACCGGCACCGTACTGATTTTGGCCGACAAGCTCACAGGCGGCAACGGAATTGCCGGTATTGCGGCCGCTTCCACTGCCGGTAACGCAGCCGCTGTACCAGCCGCCATTGCGGCAATCGACAAGTCTTATGCTCCGGTGGCCCCTGCTGCAACCATGCTTGTCGCTACATGCGTCATCGTAACCGCAATCCTAGTGCCAATTGCTACAGCTTGGTGGGCTAAACGGGTAAAAAATTACGAAAACCAAACGGTTGCTGGCTAA
- a CDS encoding AbrB family transcriptional regulator, whose protein sequence is MLLKSLPVFFVACAGGSLFSLSHIPLPWTLGPMVAAVLWKTWLKKPVYWPKKMRNIGMLVLGYVMGSPFTPETGRQIIGQLPAMLAVTLLIIAVCLTTSYLAGRATGIGLANSLIGGMPGGLSQMAMICEETKGTDVSVVTIMQTIRLLTVVFTVPFVALHGIAGKTSAVKPQAAPITIQDIPLLCVFFVAIICAISFIKYIRFPSPYVIGPVLGTAALTLAGIHAPVLPPPVIAAAQIFVGIKMGLDLEVTRLSNWRTIALSSFASVITAIFLLLGAAYLLSLLSSIPLITVFISMAPGGMSEMALTAMIANADLSTVVAYQLFRLLFILVVAIPTARWWLTRNEHNLCSSTGIQK, encoded by the coding sequence ATGCTACTCAAGTCTCTCCCTGTGTTTTTTGTTGCTTGTGCCGGCGGCTCATTGTTCAGTCTTAGCCATATTCCGCTTCCCTGGACACTGGGACCGATGGTTGCCGCCGTTTTGTGGAAAACTTGGCTTAAAAAACCTGTTTACTGGCCGAAAAAAATGCGGAATATCGGTATGCTTGTTCTGGGGTATGTCATGGGAAGTCCGTTTACACCTGAGACCGGACGCCAGATTATCGGGCAGCTCCCGGCAATGCTTGCCGTTACCCTGTTAATTATCGCCGTCTGTCTGACCACAAGTTATCTTGCCGGCCGGGCGACCGGCATCGGGCTGGCGAACAGCCTGATTGGCGGTATGCCGGGCGGACTGTCGCAAATGGCCATGATCTGCGAGGAAACAAAAGGTACTGACGTTTCCGTGGTAACGATTATGCAAACCATTCGCCTGCTTACGGTCGTATTCACCGTACCTTTTGTGGCTTTGCACGGAATAGCCGGCAAAACCAGCGCCGTCAAGCCTCAGGCTGCACCAATTACGATACAGGATATCCCGCTACTTTGTGTATTTTTCGTGGCCATAATTTGCGCAATCAGTTTCATCAAATATATAAGATTTCCCAGTCCGTATGTCATCGGGCCAGTCTTAGGCACCGCCGCCCTGACCTTGGCCGGGATACATGCACCCGTACTGCCCCCGCCGGTTATAGCGGCAGCGCAAATATTTGTCGGTATCAAAATGGGACTCGACCTGGAAGTTACCAGGCTGAGCAACTGGCGAACAATTGCCTTATCCAGCTTCGCGAGTGTTATTACGGCCATTTTCTTGCTTTTGGGCGCAGCCTATCTGCTTTCACTATTATCATCAATCCCGCTAATAACCGTTTTTATCAGCATGGCGCCCGGGGGAATGTCCGAAATGGCGTTGACGGCCATGATCGCCAATGCCGATTTATCTACCGTTGTCGCCTATCAGCTGTTCCGCCTGCTGTTCATTTTGGTTGTTGCCATACCAACCGCCAGATGGTGGCTCACAAGAAATGAGCACAATTTATGCAGCAGCACCGGCATCCAAAAATAA